A section of the Rossellomorea marisflavi genome encodes:
- a CDS encoding response regulator transcription factor has protein sequence MLTLVIVEDERIIRQGLIYTIDWTSLGITIVGEASNGAEGLKRIKEVKPDIVLTDIKMPVMDGIQMLEEAADFHECEKLILTSYSDFSYAQKGIRLGVYDYILKPVDDRILHETFQKLTKKMIDQQKDKQKTQTISYYQELLDKDLSHHSNHYVTQCVSFIKEHYQEKLSNEDISESLSVSTSYLSRVFKKETNLTIMDYLNRYRIMKAISLLQTENYRIYEIANDVGFSDYKHFSTVFKKYFSTSPGDFMARGKTR, from the coding sequence ATGCTGACATTAGTCATTGTGGAAGATGAACGTATTATACGGCAGGGTTTGATCTACACCATTGACTGGACCAGTCTCGGTATCACCATCGTAGGGGAGGCAAGCAATGGGGCAGAAGGGCTTAAAAGAATCAAGGAAGTCAAGCCGGACATCGTGTTGACCGATATCAAGATGCCGGTCATGGATGGTATCCAGATGCTTGAAGAAGCAGCGGATTTCCATGAATGTGAGAAATTGATCCTCACGAGCTACAGTGACTTCTCATACGCACAGAAGGGGATCCGTCTGGGGGTCTATGACTATATCTTGAAGCCTGTAGACGATCGAATCCTGCATGAGACCTTTCAAAAATTAACAAAGAAAATGATAGACCAGCAGAAAGATAAACAGAAAACCCAAACAATCTCCTATTACCAAGAATTGCTTGATAAGGATCTGAGCCATCATTCGAACCATTACGTAACCCAGTGTGTGTCATTCATCAAGGAACATTACCAGGAGAAACTGTCCAACGAAGATATCTCGGAATCATTGAGTGTCAGCACAAGTTACCTCAGCCGAGTCTTTAAGAAGGAAACGAACCTGACCATCATGGATTACCTAAACCGCTACCGGATCATGAAGGCCATCTCCCTCCTGCAAACTGAGAACTACCGCATCTATGAAATCGCAAATGATGTAGGATTCTCAGACTACAAACACTTCAGTACCGTATTCAAAAAATATTTCTCCACCTCTCCCGGCGACTTCATGGCGAGAGGGAAAACCAGATGA
- a CDS encoding ABC transporter substrate-binding protein, which translates to MLTLTLAACSSGDKKTGGDSKELTVYSPHPLEFTEPLVKDFENETGIKVELISAGSGELLKRVESESKNPLSDVLWGGSISTLSSKKDLFEKYESSNEEDVIDSYKNTDGYITRFSVVPSVIMVNTNLIGDVKVEGYQDLLNKELKGTIANADPSKSSSSFEHLINQLYAMGEGVPDDGWDYVSDFVKNLDGKLLSGSSAVYKGVADGEYTVGLTFEEAALNYVKNGAPVEVVYPEEGTIAKADGMAIIKDANNLENAKKFVDYVTGKEVQQKITSELNRRSVLKGIEIDPKSGMKDLNDVKVIKDDEEWSNDNKEELLSKYKDIFTSN; encoded by the coding sequence ATGTTAACGCTTACACTTGCCGCGTGTTCGTCAGGAGACAAGAAGACCGGAGGAGACTCCAAGGAGTTAACAGTGTATTCACCTCATCCGCTCGAATTCACAGAGCCTCTTGTTAAAGACTTTGAAAATGAAACCGGTATCAAAGTAGAATTGATTTCGGCTGGATCTGGAGAACTATTGAAGCGTGTTGAGTCAGAAAGTAAGAATCCGTTATCGGATGTCCTCTGGGGAGGTTCAATCTCGACGTTGAGCTCCAAGAAAGACTTGTTTGAGAAATATGAGTCTTCTAATGAAGAGGATGTCATTGATTCCTATAAGAATACGGATGGATATATTACACGTTTCTCTGTTGTTCCAAGTGTCATTATGGTGAATACGAACCTGATCGGTGATGTGAAGGTGGAAGGCTATCAAGACCTCTTGAACAAAGAACTAAAAGGGACGATTGCGAATGCGGATCCTTCCAAATCTTCATCTTCATTCGAGCACTTAATCAACCAGCTATATGCAATGGGTGAAGGTGTACCGGATGACGGCTGGGACTATGTGTCTGACTTTGTGAAAAATCTCGATGGGAAGCTATTAAGTGGTTCGTCCGCAGTGTACAAAGGGGTAGCAGATGGTGAGTATACGGTTGGACTGACGTTCGAAGAAGCAGCACTGAACTATGTGAAAAATGGGGCACCTGTGGAAGTCGTCTATCCTGAAGAAGGAACGATTGCGAAAGCTGATGGAATGGCCATCATCAAGGATGCAAACAACTTGGAGAATGCCAAGAAATTTGTGGACTATGTAACGGGAAAAGAAGTGCAACAGAAAATCACGTCTGAATTGAACCGTCGTTCGGTCTTGAAGGGGATCGAAATCGATCCCAAGTCAGGAATGAAAGATTTAAACGATGTGAAAGTCATCAAGGACGATGAAGAATGGTCTAATGATAATAAAGAAGAATTGCTGAGCAAATACAAGGACATCTTTACAAGCAATTAA
- a CDS encoding sensor histidine kinase — MIINEISDRELTSQNKELSSFLSSEITSYKKEIQALQEDPRLFRVFKTNDVHNDMYKELYQVVTDHQLKSNFYIVDVKGNILLTNAYKDNTAQIYYDKYLTKVNKNQDRDITFYNEKDNHAADFTFLKMTAPIYDGNKVSGFIIFDLQSNQLRRFYENMNYTDIVITDPFGNQLFSSKRSLILDNGKIGVLSKKGYHTVSSSIVQDEFIVHSIRYEGLLQKGFFFGFLGLFVICGLMVIITRLFANRIARKKTKSIDTLLSTILDVNEGRYKGYNQLEEQDEFETINYYLHDMILSKNLLLSENKEIHIRKTEAEIKQLQMQFNPHFLFNTLENIKFMIRMNPSSAEELLLKLSSILRYSIDNTDQDSPLKDDIKYIYDYLDIQKARFEERLSFTVEIPEELGTTPIPKLIMQPLVENAVKYGIDHVEHLQIKIKASRIGNKLIIMILDTGSGFTQSRLQEIRDLLHTTQNPSNHIGIYNVHRRIQLKYGRSYGVRVFSEENKGSLLLITIPFREEE; from the coding sequence ATGATTATCAATGAAATCAGCGATCGGGAACTTACCAGTCAAAACAAGGAATTATCTTCGTTTTTGTCGAGCGAAATCACGTCGTACAAAAAAGAGATTCAAGCCCTTCAAGAAGATCCCAGGCTGTTCCGGGTGTTCAAGACGAATGACGTGCATAACGACATGTACAAGGAACTCTATCAAGTGGTCACCGATCACCAATTGAAGAGTAATTTTTATATTGTCGATGTAAAAGGGAACATCCTTTTAACGAATGCCTATAAGGATAACACGGCACAGATTTATTATGATAAGTATCTGACAAAGGTCAATAAGAATCAGGATAGAGACATTACCTTTTATAATGAAAAGGATAATCATGCGGCTGATTTCACCTTTTTAAAGATGACGGCACCAATCTACGATGGCAATAAGGTAAGCGGATTCATCATCTTTGATCTGCAGTCCAATCAGTTGAGGCGATTCTATGAGAATATGAATTATACAGATATCGTCATTACCGATCCCTTCGGTAACCAGCTATTCTCATCAAAACGATCGCTGATCCTGGATAATGGCAAGATTGGTGTGCTATCCAAGAAGGGGTACCATACCGTTTCCTCTTCCATTGTCCAGGATGAATTCATTGTTCACTCCATACGCTATGAAGGACTGTTACAAAAGGGATTCTTTTTCGGATTCCTTGGCCTATTCGTCATTTGTGGTCTGATGGTCATCATCACGAGGCTCTTTGCCAATCGCATCGCTCGGAAAAAAACGAAGTCCATCGATACTCTACTTTCAACGATTCTGGACGTCAACGAAGGAAGGTATAAAGGATATAACCAACTGGAGGAACAGGATGAATTTGAAACGATCAATTATTATCTTCATGACATGATCCTTTCCAAGAACCTTCTTCTTTCAGAGAATAAAGAAATCCATATTCGGAAGACGGAGGCCGAGATCAAGCAGCTTCAGATGCAATTCAATCCGCATTTCCTCTTCAACACGCTGGAAAACATCAAATTTATGATCCGCATGAATCCTTCATCTGCCGAGGAGCTTCTCTTAAAGCTATCTTCGATCCTTCGCTACTCGATTGATAATACCGATCAGGATAGCCCGTTGAAGGATGATATCAAGTATATTTACGATTACCTCGACATCCAGAAGGCAAGGTTTGAAGAACGATTGAGTTTCACCGTAGAGATACCGGAAGAACTGGGAACCACTCCGATACCGAAGTTGATTATGCAGCCTTTGGTGGAGAATGCAGTGAAATATGGCATTGATCATGTCGAACATCTGCAGATCAAGATCAAGGCATCCAGAATAGGGAATAAGCTCATCATCATGATATTAGATACGGGGAGTGGATTCACGCAGTCCCGGTTACAGGAAATCAGAGACTTGTTACACACTACTCAAAATCCTTCCAACCATATCGGGATCTACAATGTGCACAGACGGATCCAATTGAAATATGGACGATCGTATGGAGTGAGAGTATTTAGTGAAGAGAATAAAGGAAGCCTTCTATTGATCACCATTCCTTTTAGAGAGGAAGAGTAA
- a CDS encoding pentapeptide repeat-containing protein codes for MSFNIRKTIVQLKSHRLWIETIGKQGEKLGIDEVDLRNVDLSPYPLDQANITDCIFDGMDLTNKDISSSLLCSSTFRSAHLVGADLRKSNVSYVDFTNANMKAARLADCECIETVFAKADLSDANLVGGLFDEVDFRHAVLSNADIRLASFEGVLLNGAILTGVRGIEEAFIKSINIGTVEEPILLMGEEAGEWLQNKSLE; via the coding sequence ATGAGTTTCAATATCCGAAAAACTATCGTTCAATTAAAGTCACACCGTCTCTGGATTGAAACGATTGGTAAACAAGGAGAAAAACTAGGTATAGATGAAGTGGACTTGCGGAATGTGGATTTGTCCCCGTATCCACTAGACCAAGCGAATATAACCGATTGTATCTTTGATGGCATGGATTTAACTAACAAGGATATCTCGTCATCATTACTCTGTTCATCAACGTTTCGATCAGCACATTTAGTAGGAGCGGATTTAAGGAAATCTAATGTCTCCTATGTAGACTTCACAAATGCCAATATGAAAGCTGCAAGACTTGCTGATTGCGAATGTATCGAAACCGTGTTCGCTAAGGCAGATTTGTCAGACGCCAATTTGGTAGGTGGCCTTTTTGATGAGGTGGATTTCCGACATGCTGTTTTATCAAATGCCGATATACGATTAGCATCGTTTGAAGGTGTATTACTGAACGGTGCTATCTTAACCGGGGTTCGTGGAATCGAAGAGGCTTTTATAAAAAGTATAAATATAGGGACTGTAGAAGAACCGATCCTATTAATGGGCGAAGAAGCTGGGGAATGGTTACAAAATAAAAGTTTAGAGTAA
- the dhaK gene encoding dihydroxyacetone kinase subunit DhaK — protein MKKVLNKPEDLVVEMCKGMALAHPELEFMKKYKVMKKKELNEEKVTLISGGGSGHEPAHAGLVGKGMLDAAVCGDVFASPSQIQVYQAIKATAGKKGALLIIKNYSGDIMNFKNAAHLASEDGIEVEYVKVDDDIAVEDSLYTVGRRGVAGTVFVHKIAGAAAEEGRSLQEVKAVAEKAAKSVRSIGFALTSCTVPASGSPTFKLADDEIEYGVGIHGEPGTRREKVASADELAERMVNDLLKDMKLEGDSTELAVMVNGFGGTPLQELYLFNNSVTRILSGKKIAINRAFVGNYMTSIDMAGVSLTFMKLDDELRTLLSSESLAPAFRVDGPVPGVEYIDFGEEEESTPVSFEVETADEHAKIKDNRVSLQNMIYLVDKMSDVIIRNEVPFCELDSHAGDGDFGMSVSKGFKQLKREWKSILDQDNLTIGSFLDASSMVIMEYCGGASGPIWGSAFRAAGKSAGDRTELTVAEFADMLQAAVKGIQDTGERSFGRGADVGDKTLIDALVPCADAWSESASNGADVKAAFEKGAAAAVEGAEKTKDIVARMGRAGTVGERSLGHPDAGAYALGVIFTELSESLT, from the coding sequence GTGAAGAAGGTGTTGAATAAGCCCGAGGACTTGGTGGTGGAGATGTGCAAGGGGATGGCGCTTGCTCATCCGGAGCTTGAGTTCATGAAGAAGTACAAGGTGATGAAGAAGAAGGAGTTAAATGAAGAGAAGGTCACGCTGATCAGCGGCGGCGGTAGCGGACATGAGCCGGCCCATGCGGGTCTTGTGGGGAAAGGGATGCTGGACGCGGCCGTGTGCGGTGACGTGTTTGCCTCGCCTTCGCAGATCCAGGTGTATCAGGCGATCAAGGCGACGGCCGGGAAGAAGGGTGCCCTGCTCATCATCAAGAACTACAGCGGGGATATCATGAACTTCAAGAACGCTGCCCACCTGGCCTCAGAGGACGGCATCGAGGTGGAATACGTCAAGGTCGACGATGATATCGCAGTGGAAGACAGCCTGTATACGGTGGGGCGCCGCGGTGTTGCGGGAACCGTGTTTGTACATAAGATCGCCGGGGCGGCAGCAGAGGAAGGCAGGAGCCTGCAGGAAGTGAAGGCCGTGGCGGAGAAAGCGGCGAAGAGCGTGCGCAGCATCGGATTCGCCCTGACCTCCTGCACGGTACCAGCAAGCGGATCGCCTACATTCAAGCTTGCCGACGACGAAATCGAGTACGGCGTCGGCATCCATGGCGAACCCGGTACGCGTCGTGAAAAGGTCGCATCCGCCGATGAACTGGCAGAGCGCATGGTAAATGATCTTCTGAAGGACATGAAGCTTGAAGGGGACTCAACCGAGCTTGCCGTCATGGTGAACGGCTTCGGGGGCACACCCCTGCAGGAGCTCTATCTGTTCAATAACTCCGTCACCCGCATCCTTTCGGGGAAAAAGATCGCAATCAACCGTGCCTTCGTCGGCAACTATATGACGAGCATCGATATGGCGGGCGTGTCCCTGACCTTCATGAAACTCGATGATGAACTGCGCACGTTGCTGTCGAGTGAGAGCTTGGCACCAGCGTTCAGGGTGGACGGACCGGTGCCAGGGGTCGAGTACATCGACTTCGGGGAAGAGGAAGAATCGACTCCTGTATCCTTCGAGGTGGAAACAGCGGACGAGCATGCGAAGATCAAGGATAATAGGGTATCCCTCCAGAACATGATCTACCTCGTGGACAAGATGAGCGACGTGATTATCCGGAATGAAGTCCCATTCTGCGAGCTTGATTCCCACGCAGGGGACGGAGATTTCGGCATGAGCGTCTCGAAGGGCTTCAAGCAGCTGAAACGGGAGTGGAAATCAATCTTGGACCAAGACAATCTCACCATCGGCAGCTTCCTCGACGCAAGCTCCATGGTTATCATGGAATACTGCGGCGGGGCGTCCGGTCCGATCTGGGGATCGGCCTTCCGCGCAGCCGGGAAATCGGCCGGTGACCGAACCGAACTGACCGTAGCAGAATTCGCGGACATGCTGCAGGCGGCGGTGAAGGGCATCCAGGATACAGGCGAGCGATCCTTTGGAAGGGGAGCGGATGTGGGCGACAAAACCCTCATCGACGCCCTCGTCCCTTGTGCAGACGCCTGGTCGGAAAGCGCATCGAACGGAGCCGACGTCAAAGCTGCGTTTGAAAAAGGAGCAGCGGCCGCAGTAGAGGGAGCCGAGAAAACCAAGGACATCGTCGCCCGGATGGGACGCGCAGGAACCGTCGGCGAACGCAGCCTGGGTCACCCCGATGCGGGTGCCTATGCCCTCGGAGTCATCTTCACGGAGCTATCAGAGAGTCTGACGTAA
- a CDS encoding immunity protein YezG family protein: MDIRNMEPIYINIGQQVNQIIPEPWDRVLLYSEVTEESNRTYFYYYPHNKETPIYSLDIEEMIDIDEYEVNRQLHQLYKYLKELWVETKNLNQQQWTNLTLKLNSDGKFNIDFKYNSLVNEDSYEQQIIWEYERLGLVPNEDRARDVKIIEEYRENNKG; this comes from the coding sequence ATGGACATTAGAAATATGGAACCCATATATATAAATATTGGACAACAAGTAAATCAAATTATTCCTGAACCCTGGGATAGAGTATTACTATATTCTGAAGTAACCGAGGAGAGTAATCGAACGTATTTCTACTATTATCCTCATAATAAGGAGACACCAATTTATAGCTTGGATATTGAAGAAATGATTGATATCGACGAATACGAAGTAAATAGGCAATTACACCAGTTATATAAATACTTGAAAGAATTATGGGTTGAAACTAAAAATCTAAATCAACAACAGTGGACAAATTTAACATTGAAGTTAAATTCGGATGGTAAGTTCAATATCGATTTCAAATATAATAGCTTGGTAAATGAAGATAGCTATGAGCAGCAAATAATTTGGGAATACGAAAGACTAGGTTTGGTTCCGAATGAGGATCGAGCGCGAGACGTTAAGATAATAGAAGAATATAGAGAAAACAACAAAGGTTGA
- a CDS encoding ABC transporter ATP-binding protein: MPTQITFNDVTKKYGDTTVIDGLSLDIKEGELFTLLGPSGCGKTTLLRMIAGFHSVDGGEISFNEQVINEIPVNKRDIGMVFQSYAIFPHMTVKDNVKYGLNARKLPKDEKSRRLEEILETVQITQYQDRLPARLSGGQQQRVALARAIVIHPKVLLMDEPLSNLDAKLRIDMRRAINEIQKKIGITTVYVTHDQEEALAISDRIAVMNHGEIQQVGSPTDIYLRPANQFVATFIGHSNLFSGKVSHQGGKTLITLVDGFTFEMTNLKSEAKDGAAVTVAVRPEEFIISESEEGIDGMVTFRNFLGKYIHYEIQLPDGSKVELSQDTNTSKHFFEVNQTVKLQLLVNKINVFTEDGEHSLIEGVVKYE, translated from the coding sequence ATGCCGACTCAAATCACGTTTAATGATGTAACCAAGAAGTACGGAGATACAACGGTCATTGATGGTCTTTCATTGGATATAAAAGAAGGAGAACTTTTCACATTGCTGGGTCCTTCCGGGTGTGGGAAAACCACGCTGCTCAGGATGATTGCAGGGTTCCACAGTGTAGATGGGGGAGAGATTTCGTTTAACGAACAGGTGATCAATGAGATCCCGGTCAATAAGCGGGACATCGGAATGGTGTTCCAAAGCTACGCCATCTTCCCGCATATGACGGTGAAGGATAATGTAAAGTATGGGCTGAACGCACGGAAGCTTCCGAAAGATGAAAAATCCAGACGGCTGGAGGAAATCTTGGAGACGGTCCAGATCACCCAATATCAGGACCGGCTTCCAGCACGACTTTCCGGAGGGCAACAGCAAAGGGTGGCACTCGCCCGTGCAATCGTCATTCATCCGAAGGTGTTACTCATGGATGAGCCCCTGTCCAACTTGGATGCGAAATTGAGAATTGATATGCGTCGTGCTATCAACGAGATTCAGAAGAAGATTGGCATCACGACGGTATATGTTACTCATGACCAAGAGGAGGCACTCGCCATTTCCGATCGGATCGCCGTCATGAATCACGGTGAAATCCAACAGGTCGGTTCTCCCACAGATATCTATCTTCGCCCGGCCAATCAGTTCGTAGCCACGTTCATCGGACACTCAAACCTATTTAGCGGGAAGGTATCACACCAAGGTGGGAAAACCCTGATTACCTTGGTGGATGGATTCACCTTCGAGATGACGAATCTCAAGAGTGAAGCGAAGGACGGAGCGGCGGTGACGGTTGCCGTCCGTCCTGAGGAATTCATCATTTCAGAATCAGAGGAAGGGATTGATGGGATGGTTACATTCCGGAACTTCCTCGGGAAATATATTCACTATGAGATTCAGCTTCCAGATGGAAGCAAGGTGGAACTCAGTCAGGATACCAACACATCTAAGCACTTCTTTGAAGTGAACCAGACGGTCAAGCTCCAGCTGTTGGTCAACAAAATCAATGTCTTCACGGAGGACGGGGAGCACAGTCTGATTGAAGGGGTTGTGAAATATGAATAA
- a CDS encoding ABC transporter permease: protein MNKRFPRFKLDFWNIMIILCLAIFVLFLVYPLSSLIINSFKSPGSDSFTWANYQTFFEKKYYYESLFNSFSITILVTIFAVLLGVPLAYLMTTMKIKGKGVLEVLIIISVLSPPFIGAYSWILLLGRSGVVSTFFKEHFNIQTPSIYGFAGILIVFTFKLFPFIYLYVSGALKKMDSSLIEAAESLGTTGMKKVYTLILPLILPTILAGSLLVFMNALADFGTPMLIGEGFSTMPVLIYSEFISEVGGNASFAAALSTIMIIITAIIFIGQKYIVNKKSFEMSSLRPIKPVKVKGFRNVMAHLFIYVTIAIAIIPQITVIYTSFLKTQGSIFVPGFSLDSYITVMDRMGDSIMNTFVYGLIAIIIIIILGMLIAYVSVRRKNFFTSLLDTIAMFPYIIPGSVLGITLLVAFNDEPLLLSGGAAIMIISYVIRRLPYTMRSSAAIIYQLSPSLEEASISLGYSQLRTFLNVTAKLMMPGVLAGALLSWITVINELSSSIILFTGSTRTMSVAIYSEVIRASYGTAAALSTILTVTTIITLIIFFTFNKTKEISI from the coding sequence ATGAATAAGCGATTCCCTAGATTCAAACTCGACTTCTGGAACATTATGATCATTCTCTGTTTGGCGATCTTCGTCCTGTTCCTCGTCTATCCATTATCATCTTTGATCATCAATAGTTTCAAAAGTCCGGGCTCAGACAGCTTCACGTGGGCCAACTATCAAACATTCTTTGAGAAAAAGTATTACTATGAATCGCTCTTCAACAGTTTCTCTATTACCATTCTGGTCACGATCTTCGCCGTCCTGCTTGGAGTACCCCTTGCCTATCTGATGACGACGATGAAGATCAAGGGGAAAGGGGTTCTTGAAGTCCTTATCATCATCTCCGTCCTGTCCCCACCGTTTATCGGGGCGTATTCATGGATCCTCCTGTTGGGGAGAAGCGGGGTCGTCTCGACGTTCTTCAAGGAACATTTTAATATTCAAACCCCGAGTATTTATGGGTTTGCGGGCATTCTGATCGTCTTCACCTTCAAGCTGTTTCCGTTCATCTATCTGTATGTATCAGGGGCATTGAAGAAAATGGATTCGTCCCTGATCGAGGCAGCTGAAAGTCTAGGGACGACTGGGATGAAAAAGGTCTATACGCTCATCCTACCGCTGATTTTGCCAACGATTCTTGCAGGGTCTCTCCTTGTATTCATGAATGCACTGGCTGATTTCGGTACGCCGATGCTGATCGGCGAAGGCTTCTCCACGATGCCGGTCCTGATCTACTCTGAGTTTATCAGTGAAGTCGGAGGCAATGCGTCATTTGCCGCGGCGCTCAGCACCATCATGATCATCATTACCGCCATCATCTTCATCGGTCAAAAATACATTGTGAACAAGAAGTCCTTTGAAATGAGCTCGTTGCGCCCTATCAAACCAGTGAAAGTAAAAGGGTTCAGGAATGTAATGGCACATCTCTTCATCTATGTAACGATTGCCATTGCCATCATTCCTCAAATCACGGTCATCTACACGTCCTTCTTGAAGACGCAGGGATCGATCTTTGTTCCTGGGTTTTCACTGGACAGCTATATCACCGTGATGGATCGTATGGGAGATTCCATCATGAATACATTCGTGTACGGACTGATTGCCATCATCATCATCATTATCCTCGGGATGTTGATTGCCTATGTTTCCGTGCGACGGAAGAATTTCTTCACATCCCTTCTCGATACGATTGCGATGTTCCCATACATCATTCCGGGATCGGTTCTTGGAATCACCTTATTGGTTGCCTTCAATGACGAACCATTGCTGCTGAGCGGTGGAGCAGCCATCATGATCATCTCGTATGTGATCAGGCGGTTGCCATATACGATGCGTTCAAGTGCGGCCATCATCTATCAGTTGAGTCCAAGTCTCGAGGAAGCATCGATCAGTCTCGGCTATTCGCAGCTTCGTACCTTCCTGAATGTAACGGCGAAACTGATGATGCCAGGGGTACTGGCCGGTGCGCTTCTCAGTTGGATCACCGTCATCAACGAATTGAGTTCATCGATCATCCTCTTTACGGGAAGTACGAGGACGATGTCTGTGGCCATCTACTCGGAGGTCATCAGGGCAAGTTACGGGACGGCTGCCGCATTATCCACGATCTTGACGGTCACGACGATCATCACGCTGATCATCTTCTTTACGTTCAATAAGACCAAGGAAATCAGTATTTAG
- a CDS encoding LURP-one-related/scramblase family protein, with protein MSQLYMKQKVFSIGEKFTVKDQDERDRYYVEGSFMRFPKTFSIMDTDREEVALITKKMLSFLPTFFVEVDGKEVLTIKKELSFFKHRYTIDAAGIEVRGNWWDMNFQVLEHGEVVGDVAKEWFSWGDSYRVNVHKENMEKVMIALVVAIDCVKADEKSSNN; from the coding sequence ATGAGTCAGCTGTATATGAAGCAGAAGGTTTTTAGTATAGGCGAAAAGTTCACGGTGAAGGACCAAGACGAGCGGGATCGGTATTATGTGGAGGGCAGCTTCATGCGGTTTCCGAAGACGTTCTCCATTATGGATACAGACAGGGAAGAAGTGGCGCTGATTACGAAGAAGATGTTGAGTTTTCTGCCAACGTTTTTTGTCGAGGTAGATGGTAAAGAGGTCTTAACGATCAAGAAAGAGCTTTCCTTCTTCAAACACCGCTACACGATTGATGCAGCAGGCATCGAAGTGAGGGGGAATTGGTGGGATATGAATTTCCAGGTGCTCGAGCACGGCGAAGTCGTAGGAGATGTAGCCAAGGAGTGGTTCTCCTGGGGAGACAGCTACAGGGTGAACGTACACAAGGAAAACATGGAGAAAGTCATGATTGCCTTGGTGGTAGCGATTGATTGCGTGAAGGCTGATGAAAAATCATCAAATAACTAG
- a CDS encoding PoNe immunity protein domain-containing protein translates to MRDTRRTLPYFQKYLENETHKILKYKDMAEKVKRERGEEDTGLKRAYRIIQNSYFNKLNCLYSMGAPIGEIQRVYSEMIQIMNKEWNKESGYVRLVWMLSIGNMINVPDHDVNQLRELVVKSQLKDYLVDFLLNGNHNDLDRTTPSLMFSDPYSILFDVIHASSENEAIEKLKYYLESKWYPGHEDTGWYDSHNSQHDTYNGYWSYESGAIVTILKLDDTALKDTPYYPYDMVHFK, encoded by the coding sequence ATGAGAGACACTCGTAGAACTCTGCCTTATTTTCAGAAATATCTTGAAAATGAAACTCACAAAATACTAAAGTATAAAGATATGGCTGAGAAAGTGAAACGGGAACGAGGAGAAGAGGATACAGGTTTAAAAAGAGCTTATCGAATTATTCAAAATAGCTATTTTAACAAATTGAACTGCCTATATTCTATGGGAGCACCAATTGGAGAGATCCAAAGGGTGTATTCTGAAATGATCCAAATAATGAATAAGGAATGGAACAAGGAAAGTGGCTATGTCAGACTGGTGTGGATGCTTTCCATCGGCAATATGATTAATGTTCCAGACCACGATGTCAATCAGCTTAGAGAGTTAGTTGTCAAATCCCAATTGAAAGATTACCTAGTAGATTTTTTGTTGAATGGTAACCATAACGATTTGGATCGTACAACACCATCACTCATGTTTTCAGATCCGTATAGCATCCTATTTGATGTTATTCATGCGAGCAGCGAAAATGAGGCCATAGAGAAATTAAAATATTATTTAGAATCTAAATGGTATCCTGGTCACGAAGATACAGGCTGGTATGACTCGCATAATAGTCAACATGATACGTATAACGGGTATTGGAGTTATGAAAGTGGAGCCATCGTAACGATTCTAAAGTTAGATGATACGGCCTTAAAGGATACTCCGTACTACCCTTATGACATGGTTCACTTCAAATGA
- a CDS encoding DUF6985 domain-containing protein encodes MTIDDPIFGELQYEYVWTRDTIIHFCEKESEISLIIDGEEDGEFDEEQYMAYQALMQNWEDLQPSLLQSILDYYKQNRHELGYDIELNDKYPLIETPDQLLEMITLDGIFVPYGDIFEGRDIGITFSCTWDAENGLGIRLLNEKIIELGYQDVAI; translated from the coding sequence ATGACGATAGACGATCCGATTTTTGGTGAACTTCAGTATGAATATGTTTGGACTAGGGATACCATTATTCATTTTTGTGAAAAAGAATCTGAGATATCTTTGATCATCGATGGGGAAGAAGATGGAGAATTTGATGAAGAGCAGTATATGGCATATCAAGCATTAATGCAGAATTGGGAGGACTTACAGCCAAGTTTATTGCAATCAATATTAGACTATTACAAACAGAATCGTCATGAACTAGGTTATGATATTGAATTAAATGATAAGTATCCATTGATCGAAACACCAGATCAACTACTAGAAATGATCACTTTAGATGGAATTTTTGTTCCGTATGGGGATATTTTCGAAGGTCGAGATATTGGAATTACATTTAGCTGTACATGGGATGCGGAAAACGGATTGGGGATTCGTTTATTAAATGAAAAAATAATTGAACTAGGCTATCAAGATGTTGCCATTTGA